In Prescottella soli, a genomic segment contains:
- a CDS encoding methylated-DNA--[protein]-cysteine S-methyltransferase has product MNIRHTVIDTAALGPVTIMASDAAVTGVYFRHHIRRPAQELFGPPASFVDDTVLGEAVGQLLEYLLGQRRSFDLLLNPDGDDFQQQVWEQVKAIEFGETTTYGQIAQRLGDSSSAYLVGQAVGANPLCIFIPCHRVIGANGSLTGYAGSLKRKRALLELEEPAAVYAGRLF; this is encoded by the coding sequence ATGAATATTCGGCACACGGTGATCGACACCGCGGCGCTCGGCCCGGTCACGATCATGGCGAGCGATGCGGCTGTCACCGGAGTGTATTTCCGGCATCACATCCGGCGACCGGCCCAGGAACTGTTCGGGCCGCCGGCGTCCTTCGTCGACGACACGGTCCTGGGCGAAGCTGTCGGCCAGCTGCTCGAGTATCTGCTCGGGCAGCGCCGCAGCTTCGATCTGCTATTGAACCCGGACGGTGACGACTTCCAGCAGCAGGTATGGGAACAGGTCAAGGCGATCGAGTTCGGTGAGACCACCACCTACGGGCAGATCGCGCAGCGGCTCGGTGACAGTTCCTCCGCGTACCTGGTCGGCCAAGCCGTGGGCGCCAATCCGCTCTGCATCTTCATCCCATGCCACCGGGTGATCGGCGCGAACGGATCACTGACTGGGTACGCGGGCAGCCTGAAGCGCAAGCGTGCACTGCTCGAGCTCGAGGAACCGGCCGCGGTCTACGCGGGACGGCTGTTCTGA
- a CDS encoding VOC family protein: MIDHVYISVTDIDRALAFYLEALGPAGWRAFGNYSAADGPDGVPDLFGIGDADYISGARVGSSIWLRRRVSGETGLYVGIVCDSNEMVDAAYAAAIRAGGIDEGEPADRTYFAPGYYAANVRDADGNRLEFVHKAWNATH; this comes from the coding sequence GTGATCGACCACGTCTACATCTCCGTCACCGATATCGACCGGGCACTGGCCTTCTACCTCGAAGCCCTCGGCCCCGCAGGGTGGCGCGCGTTCGGGAACTACAGCGCCGCAGACGGTCCGGACGGCGTGCCGGACCTCTTCGGCATCGGTGACGCCGACTACATCTCCGGGGCAAGGGTCGGCTCGAGCATCTGGTTGCGCCGGCGTGTATCCGGCGAGACGGGCCTCTATGTGGGCATCGTCTGTGACAGCAACGAGATGGTCGACGCAGCGTACGCCGCTGCCATCAGGGCCGGTGGCATCGACGAAGGCGAACCGGCCGACCGAACCTACTTCGCACCCGGCTATTACGCCGCAAATGTTCGCGATGCCGATGGCAACCGCCTGGAGTTCGTCCACAAGGCGTGGAACGCGACCCACTGA